In a single window of the Gossypium hirsutum isolate 1008001.06 chromosome A13, Gossypium_hirsutum_v2.1, whole genome shotgun sequence genome:
- the LOC107893518 gene encoding putative FBD-associated F-box protein At3g50710 codes for MAIKRKKGFANAENLITRGVKARRIDEEDLADRLSELPDNVILHIMSSLPMKEAVRTCLLSTRWKDLFTSISNIELDGVLRKRRALRNRFMEFVDGFLSLRKDISVDRFRLCYGPGIDHPKINEWILYAVRHGVRELELIFQSGTFETRHFTDLEFWVFTCKTLLTLRLFNLPSLVLTIPTHCCLPNLKGLHLTFLKFSDDESIRRLHSSCNSLEELLVQS; via the exons ATGGccatcaaaagaaaaaaaggtttcGCTAATGCTGAAAACCTGATAACCAG GGGCGTAAAAGCCAGAAGAATAGACGAGGAAGACCTAGCCGACAGACTCAGTGAGTTACCGGATAATGTTATTTTGCACATCATGTCATCGCTTCCGATGAAAGAAGCAGTTCGAACATGCCTTCTGTCAACCAGATGGAAGGATCTTTTTACTTCCATATCCAATATTGAGCTCGATGGAGTTCTAAGGAAGAGGAGGGCTTTACGTAATAGATTCATGGAATTTGTGGATGGATTTCTGTCCTTGCGTAAGGATATCAGTGTGGACAGATTTCGCCTCTGCTATGGACCCGGAATTGATCATCCCAAGATCAATGAATGGATACTGTACGCAGTAAGGCATGGCGTTAGAGAACTTGAATTGATCTTTCAAAGTGGAACCTTCGAAACAAGACATTTCACTGACCTGGAATTCTGGGTTTTCACTTGTAAAACACTGCTCACATTGAGATTATTCAACCTTCCAAGTCTTGTCCTGACTATTCCCACCCATTGTTGTCTGCCGAATCTCAAAGGTCTCCATCTTACTTTTCTGAAATTCTCAGATGATGAATCCATTAGAAGGCTACATTCGAGCTGCAATTCGCTGGAGGAATTGCTTGTTCAATCATGA